Proteins encoded within one genomic window of Salipaludibacillus agaradhaerens:
- a CDS encoding NAD(P)-dependent alcohol dehydrogenase: MITVKARAVDGPDKGFRAAEIKRRDLDAQDVLIEIKYAGICHSDIHIAHGDWGEVTYPLVPGHEIAGVVTDVGQEVTKYKVGDRVGVGCMVDSCGECVNCSKDEEQYCLKGHVPTYAGVDKYGEPTQGGYSTHIVVTEDFVVSIPDNLPLDAAAPLLCAGITTYSPLNHWEAGPGKKVAVVGMGGLGHMAVKIAHAMGAEVTVLSQSLKKKEDGLTFGAHHYYATSNPETFTKLAGSFDLIINTVSANIDINAYFSLLALDGTLVNVGAPAEPLSVNVFTLIPHRRSFAGSMIGGIRETQEMLDFCAAHDIMPNIEVISADQIDKAYERVLASDVRYRFVIDTSTM, translated from the coding sequence ATGATAACTGTTAAAGCAAGAGCTGTTGATGGTCCGGACAAAGGTTTTCGAGCTGCTGAAATTAAACGACGCGATCTTGATGCACAGGATGTTTTAATTGAAATTAAATATGCAGGCATTTGCCATTCTGACATCCATATTGCACATGGTGACTGGGGTGAAGTGACCTATCCTCTTGTGCCAGGGCATGAGATTGCAGGAGTTGTGACGGATGTTGGACAGGAGGTAACAAAATACAAAGTGGGAGACCGGGTAGGGGTCGGTTGTATGGTTGACTCCTGTGGTGAATGTGTGAATTGCAGTAAAGATGAGGAGCAATACTGTCTTAAAGGGCATGTCCCTACGTATGCTGGTGTTGACAAATATGGTGAGCCAACACAAGGCGGCTATTCTACACATATCGTGGTAACGGAAGACTTTGTCGTTAGTATCCCAGATAATCTTCCCCTTGATGCAGCGGCACCCTTACTATGTGCAGGAATAACGACCTATTCACCCCTTAACCATTGGGAGGCAGGACCAGGTAAGAAAGTAGCGGTTGTTGGTATGGGAGGACTTGGCCATATGGCTGTCAAGATTGCACATGCCATGGGGGCAGAAGTGACCGTTCTCTCTCAATCGTTGAAGAAAAAAGAAGATGGTCTGACGTTTGGTGCTCATCACTATTATGCTACAAGTAATCCAGAGACATTTACTAAACTAGCTGGTTCCTTTGACTTGATTATCAATACGGTGAGTGCCAATATTGACATTAATGCTTATTTCTCTTTATTGGCGTTAGATGGTACTTTAGTAAACGTTGGTGCCCCGGCAGAACCCTTATCCGTCAATGTGTTCACGCTCATCCCTCATCGGCGATCATTTGCAGGTTCCATGATAGGTGGGATACGTGAGACTCAAGAAATGTTAGATTTTTGTGCAGCACATGATATTATGCCTAACATTGAAGTCATTTCAGCTGATCAAATAGATAAAGCATATGAACGGGTATTAGCTTCTGATGTAAGGTATCGTTTTGTCATTGATACTAGTACAATGTAA
- the rhaA gene encoding L-rhamnose isomerase, with translation MATKDNFERAKKEYEKWGVNVEEVLNKLKSIPISLHCWQGDDVTGFEVNQQALSGGIEVTGNYPGKATTPEELRRDLEKALSLIPGKHRVNLHAIYGETNGDAVERDELKPEHFKNWVNWAKERGLGLDFNPTLFSHPKAADGLTLAHPDKSIRDFWIRHCIASRKIGEYFGKELGTPALTNIWLPDGYKDMPSDRLTPRKRLKESLDEIFAVEVDDRYNVDAVESKLFGIGSEAYVVGSHEFYMGYALKNNKICLLDTGHYHPTEMVSDKISSMLLFSDKVALHVSRPVRWDSDHVVILDDELKEIGLEIVRNEALDKVRIGLDFFDASINRVAAWTIGTRNMIKALLYAMLTPTDYLKQLQEEGDFTKRLALMEEFKTYPFGAVWDHYCEEMGVPVREAWLEDVKKYEQEILLNRP, from the coding sequence ATGGCTACAAAAGACAACTTTGAACGTGCAAAAAAGGAATATGAAAAATGGGGCGTAAACGTTGAAGAAGTCCTTAATAAACTAAAGTCTATACCTATCTCACTCCACTGTTGGCAAGGAGATGATGTAACTGGTTTCGAAGTCAATCAGCAAGCATTATCTGGAGGAATTGAGGTAACAGGAAACTACCCAGGAAAAGCCACAACACCAGAAGAATTAAGGCGTGATTTAGAAAAGGCCCTCTCACTGATACCAGGCAAGCATCGGGTGAACCTTCATGCGATCTATGGCGAAACGAATGGTGACGCGGTAGAGAGAGATGAGTTAAAGCCAGAGCACTTTAAAAATTGGGTGAACTGGGCGAAAGAACGTGGACTTGGACTGGATTTTAACCCTACCCTTTTCTCTCACCCAAAAGCCGCTGATGGTTTAACGTTAGCACATCCAGATAAAAGTATCAGAGACTTCTGGATTAGACACTGCATTGCTAGCCGTAAAATTGGCGAATATTTCGGTAAAGAGCTAGGAACACCTGCATTAACAAATATTTGGCTTCCAGACGGCTATAAGGATATGCCTAGTGATCGTTTAACGCCAAGGAAACGATTGAAAGAGTCATTGGATGAGATTTTTGCGGTTGAAGTTGATGACCGCTACAATGTTGATGCTGTTGAAAGTAAACTATTCGGAATTGGATCAGAAGCTTATGTTGTGGGGTCTCATGAATTTTATATGGGCTATGCTTTGAAAAATAACAAGATTTGTTTATTAGATACAGGACATTACCATCCAACAGAAATGGTGTCGGATAAAATCTCCTCCATGCTTCTCTTTAGTGATAAGGTAGCTTTACACGTGTCCAGACCTGTTCGCTGGGATAGTGACCACGTCGTTATTTTAGATGATGAATTAAAAGAAATCGGCCTGGAAATTGTCCGTAACGAGGCACTCGATAAAGTCCGGATCGGCTTAGACTTTTTCGATGCAAGCATCAATCGCGTCGCTGCTTGGACAATCGGAACACGTAATATGATTAAGGCATTGCTTTATGCTATGCTGACGCCAACTGACTATCTCAAACAGCTCCAAGAAGAAGGGGATTTCACAAAACGGCTAGCATTAATGGAAGAGTTTAAAACGTATCCATTTGGTGCCGTGTGGGATCACTACTGTGAAGAAATGGGTGTTCCGGTAAGAGAAGCCTGGTTAGAAGACGTGAAAAAGTATGAACAGGAGATTTTATTAAATAGACCGTAA
- the rhaB gene encoding rhamnulokinase yields MTTGSIAVDIGASSGRIIKGYLEENQLKLEEIYRFENKVVKKGAYVCWEIDTLFAEIITGLKRCAKEEGELISIGIDTWAVDFVLLDENDQLLTDAVAYRDPRTDGMMADVFEIISKERLYLETGIQFQKFNTIYQLYYLKKTYPDLLHKATSFLMIPDYLNFLLTGVKANEYTNATTTQLVNAFTKKWDTDLIEKLGINPEMFHEILPPKTKLGNVKKELVGEIGFDLDVILPATHDTGSAVVSVPEVSDTIYISSGTWSLIGVENTFPICVTKALDGNFTNEGGVEYRYRFLKNIMGLWMIQEVKRQYNNQYSFAELVALAHEAYPFQSIVNVDDDRFLKPDNMIEEIEKYCMETCQVPPTTPGEVAKCVFDSLAASYQKAINQLEEIYEKEFHTINVIGGGSLNEMLNQLIADTTGKEVLAGPVEATAIGNIVVQMMANGELEGIEQARNLVKNSFSIKRYKAGTA; encoded by the coding sequence ATGACGACAGGTAGTATAGCGGTCGATATTGGGGCGTCAAGTGGTCGGATAATCAAAGGTTATTTAGAAGAGAATCAGTTAAAGTTAGAGGAAATATACCGATTTGAAAACAAGGTCGTTAAAAAAGGTGCTTACGTTTGTTGGGAGATTGACACACTATTTGCAGAAATCATCACGGGCTTGAAACGATGTGCAAAAGAGGAGGGAGAGCTTATAAGTATTGGTATTGATACATGGGCAGTCGATTTTGTTCTTTTAGATGAAAATGATCAGTTATTAACAGATGCTGTCGCTTATCGTGATCCACGAACAGATGGCATGATGGCAGACGTTTTTGAGATCATTAGTAAAGAAAGGTTGTACTTAGAAACGGGGATTCAGTTTCAAAAATTTAATACGATCTATCAATTGTATTATTTGAAAAAGACCTATCCTGATTTGCTTCATAAGGCAACCTCTTTCTTAATGATCCCAGATTACTTGAATTTTTTACTGACAGGTGTCAAAGCAAATGAATACACAAATGCCACAACCACACAATTAGTGAATGCTTTTACGAAAAAATGGGACACCGATTTAATAGAAAAGTTAGGCATTAATCCAGAGATGTTCCATGAGATTTTACCACCAAAAACAAAGCTAGGAAATGTCAAAAAAGAACTAGTAGGAGAAATAGGATTCGATTTAGACGTCATTTTACCGGCCACACACGATACAGGATCGGCAGTTGTATCTGTTCCTGAAGTGAGCGACACAATTTACATTAGCTCTGGGACGTGGTCATTGATCGGTGTGGAAAATACATTCCCGATTTGTGTGACAAAAGCGTTGGATGGCAATTTTACGAACGAAGGTGGCGTGGAGTATCGCTACCGATTCTTAAAAAATATCATGGGACTATGGATGATTCAGGAAGTGAAACGCCAATACAATAATCAGTATAGTTTTGCTGAATTGGTCGCACTCGCTCATGAGGCATATCCTTTTCAATCGATAGTCAACGTTGATGATGACCGCTTTCTAAAACCAGACAACATGATCGAAGAGATAGAAAAATATTGTATGGAAACATGTCAAGTTCCCCCCACTACACCAGGAGAAGTGGCTAAATGTGTTTTTGACAGTTTAGCAGCTAGTTATCAAAAAGCGATTAACCAACTTGAAGAGATCTATGAAAAAGAGTTTCATACGATTAATGTGATTGGGGGAGGAAGCCTTAATGAGATGTTGAATCAATTGATTGCTGATACAACAGGTAAAGAGGTGCTGGCAGGTCCAGTAGAAGCGACAGCGATTGGCAATATAGTTGTTCAGATGATGGCAAATGGAGAGTTAGAAGGAATAGAGCAGGCAAGAAATCTCGTGAAAAACTCGTTTAGCATCAAAAGATATAAGGCAGGAACTGCATAA
- a CDS encoding AraC family transcriptional regulator: MSHDIYHQLVQETDEEQAILQRDKKVKKDLYTNHRDFIIQSDKLMEPHTMIMVRKHTRFVDFPKHKHDYIEMNYVFNGKLEQQVGDVPLELQTGELLLLNQFIEHEIKACNREDIIINFIIRPQFFDYIFTYLAADSTEHNIHDFLINSLFEHTQKGQFLYFAVSEVTTIQTLLQKIIIEIMEPNIFSQSSIKLYMGLLMIELIKHSDKMKRLTDTTSQQQVIMASLKYIEENYQHASLYELADKLNQTHYGLSKKIKKVTNKTFKDLLQEKRLTVARELLKSEDIAISAVVEQVGYDNVSHFYRIFKTKYGVTPKQCREQFRQK, from the coding sequence TTGTCACACGACATTTATCATCAGTTAGTTCAAGAAACAGATGAAGAACAGGCGATTTTACAACGTGATAAAAAGGTGAAGAAGGATTTGTATACGAATCATCGTGATTTTATTATCCAAAGTGATAAGCTGATGGAGCCTCACACGATGATTATGGTTAGAAAGCATACAAGGTTTGTAGATTTTCCAAAGCATAAACATGATTATATTGAAATGAATTACGTTTTTAACGGGAAACTTGAGCAACAAGTGGGGGATGTCCCACTTGAGTTGCAAACCGGAGAATTACTCCTGTTAAATCAATTTATTGAGCATGAAATTAAAGCGTGCAATAGAGAAGATATCATTATTAATTTTATTATCCGACCACAGTTTTTTGACTACATTTTCACCTACCTAGCAGCGGACAGTACTGAACATAACATTCATGATTTTCTCATTAATAGTCTGTTCGAACATACGCAAAAGGGGCAGTTTCTTTATTTTGCTGTATCTGAAGTGACAACTATTCAAACACTTCTCCAAAAAATCATTATAGAAATCATGGAGCCAAATATTTTTTCACAATCCTCCATAAAGCTGTACATGGGTCTTCTTATGATTGAGTTAATAAAGCATTCAGATAAAATGAAAAGGCTCACTGATACGACTAGCCAACAACAGGTGATCATGGCGTCTTTAAAGTATATTGAAGAGAACTATCAGCATGCTTCTTTGTATGAATTAGCGGATAAGCTTAATCAAACTCATTATGGGTTAAGTAAAAAGATTAAAAAAGTAACGAACAAAACGTTTAAAGACTTATTACAAGAAAAACGGTTAACTGTTGCAAGAGAATTACTGAAAAGTGAAGATATAGCCATATCTGCTGTGGTGGAACAGGTCGGTTATGATAATGTAAGTCATTTTTATCGGATTTTTAAAACGAAATATGGGGTAACGCCTAAACAATGTCGCGAACAATTTAGGCAGAAGTAA
- a CDS encoding DUF421 domain-containing protein codes for MTIEEILIRTTISFILLYILCRILNKKLIAQMTFFDFVAGITIGSIVASGVVARDVPILITLIGLISFCFYAYISNIIAIKSFKGRKVVESEATVVIKNGKVLEGGLKKTLLTMDSLLTGLRKKGIFNIDEVETALLETDGTVSVLKKPAYLPAMQKDVFNIQLSRGVGQAFIIDGKILKKSLELLGKDEEWVKAVLKDHHISKFDDVFFAQIDRNGIIYIDKREDYS; via the coding sequence ATGACAATTGAGGAAATTTTAATTCGTACGACAATTTCCTTTATACTTCTATACATATTGTGCCGTATTCTGAATAAGAAGTTAATTGCCCAAATGACGTTCTTTGACTTTGTTGCAGGTATTACAATTGGTTCTATTGTTGCAAGTGGGGTTGTGGCTAGGGATGTTCCAATACTCATTACTCTGATAGGGTTAATTTCATTTTGTTTCTATGCCTATATAAGTAATATTATTGCGATTAAAAGCTTTAAGGGAAGGAAAGTAGTAGAGTCAGAGGCTACAGTGGTTATTAAAAATGGCAAAGTTTTAGAAGGAGGATTGAAGAAAACTTTGCTTACGATGGATAGCCTTTTAACGGGCTTACGTAAAAAAGGCATCTTTAATATTGATGAAGTGGAAACAGCTTTATTAGAAACGGATGGAACAGTTTCGGTATTGAAAAAGCCAGCCTATTTACCTGCCATGCAAAAGGATGTATTTAATATTCAACTATCTAGAGGAGTAGGTCAAGCGTTCATTATCGATGGAAAAATATTAAAGAAAAGCTTAGAACTATTAGGGAAAGATGAGGAGTGGGTAAAAGCTGTTTTAAAGGATCACCATATCTCCAAGTTTGATGATGTATTTTTTGCACAAATCGATCGGAATGGCATTATTTATATTGATAAAAGAGAGGATTATTCTTAA
- a CDS encoding MurR/RpiR family transcriptional regulator — MSQSVILTKIEQQLSSFSAAEKKVARYVLAHPEFIPNLTTKELAQQAHASEASIVRFCRRVGVDSFRMFKLALAKELTRGKATINSASLLETSDTPHMLFQKVSSLNQSALEMSFNTLSSQEFSKAVDKLSAAKKIGFFGVGGSYTSSVDGQYKFMRLGFHSVASTDYHYMIPFITMMAPEDVLICISTSGKTREVIELAAYAKEQGTTVMAITSSNTSPLYKQADIPLLIPNIEVEQRIGSIASRTSQLNLIDSLYVSVFHQIGEHLLEPFDKSRQKTEEKRL, encoded by the coding sequence ATGTCCCAATCGGTGATCTTAACTAAAATAGAACAACAATTATCTTCTTTCTCCGCTGCAGAAAAGAAAGTCGCTCGCTATGTACTAGCACACCCTGAATTTATCCCTAACTTGACTACAAAAGAGTTAGCTCAACAAGCGCATGCCAGTGAAGCGAGTATTGTGCGCTTCTGTAGACGGGTTGGTGTCGACAGTTTTAGAATGTTTAAACTCGCCCTTGCAAAAGAACTGACACGGGGTAAAGCAACTATTAATAGTGCGTCCTTATTAGAGACAAGTGACACACCCCATATGCTGTTTCAAAAAGTGTCTTCTTTAAACCAATCCGCATTAGAGATGTCCTTTAATACGTTAAGTTCACAAGAATTCTCGAAAGCTGTTGATAAATTAAGTGCTGCTAAAAAAATTGGTTTTTTCGGTGTTGGCGGGTCCTATACCTCTAGTGTAGATGGTCAATATAAATTCATGCGTCTCGGTTTCCATAGTGTAGCCTCTACAGATTATCACTATATGATCCCTTTCATCACAATGATGGCACCTGAAGATGTCCTTATTTGCATCAGTACCTCAGGGAAAACAAGAGAAGTAATTGAACTGGCGGCCTATGCGAAAGAACAAGGAACTACAGTCATGGCGATTACTTCCTCCAACACGTCACCACTTTATAAACAAGCTGATATACCTCTTCTAATACCAAATATAGAAGTTGAACAACGAATCGGAAGCATCGCTTCAAGGACAAGTCAGCTAAACCTTATTGATAGCTTGTATGTGTCTGTCTTCCACCAAATCGGCGAACATCTATTGGAGCCTTTTGACAAATCACGTCAGAAAACAGAAGAGAAAAGACTATAA
- the murQ gene encoding N-acetylmuramic acid 6-phosphate etherase, with amino-acid sequence MLDKLRTEKRNENSMDLDERSTYNVLKLMNSEDHYVPSAIKQQLNHISKLVEQTIERMKKGGRLIYLGAGTSGRLGVLDAAECPPTFGVDKTLVIGLIAGGEKAFIHAVEGAEDSPSLGEADLKSISLNANDTVIGIAASGRTPYVIGGLQYANSVGSLTGSLACNINAPISTEATHPIEVNTGSEILTGSTRLKAGTAQKLVLNMISTATMIGLGKVYKNLMVDLQPTNEKLALRSQRIIMEATDTDAMTASKKLEEANGSVKVAIIMILTGKSEPEAKKSLEEANGFVKYAIQ; translated from the coding sequence ATGTTAGATAAGCTTCGTACAGAAAAAAGAAATGAAAATTCAATGGATTTAGATGAAAGAAGCACTTATAACGTTTTAAAGCTCATGAACTCTGAAGATCACTATGTGCCATCTGCCATTAAACAACAATTAAACCACATTTCAAAACTTGTTGAGCAAACGATCGAACGCATGAAAAAAGGGGGGCGTCTCATATATTTAGGTGCTGGCACGAGTGGGCGTTTAGGTGTATTAGATGCTGCCGAGTGTCCGCCTACATTTGGAGTTGATAAAACCTTAGTCATTGGCTTAATAGCTGGCGGTGAAAAAGCGTTTATTCATGCAGTAGAAGGTGCTGAAGATTCTCCAAGCTTAGGTGAAGCAGATTTAAAGTCGATTTCCCTAAACGCGAATGACACCGTCATCGGTATTGCTGCTAGTGGACGTACCCCTTATGTCATTGGCGGACTTCAATACGCTAATAGCGTCGGCTCATTAACAGGAAGCCTTGCATGTAATATCAATGCTCCTATATCTACAGAAGCAACGCACCCAATTGAAGTGAACACTGGAAGTGAAATCTTAACTGGCTCAACACGGCTAAAAGCAGGAACTGCACAGAAATTAGTCTTGAACATGATTTCAACTGCAACGATGATCGGACTTGGAAAAGTGTATAAAAATCTAATGGTAGATTTGCAGCCGACAAACGAAAAGCTTGCCTTGCGTTCTCAACGAATTATTATGGAAGCAACCGATACTGATGCCATGACCGCTTCTAAAAAACTTGAAGAAGCAAATGGCTCTGTGAAAGTGGCGATCATTATGATTTTAACGGGAAAAAGTGAACCAGAGGCCAAAAAAAGTTTAGAAGAAGCGAATGGATTTGTAAAATATGCCATTCAATAA
- a CDS encoding PTS transporter subunit EIIC, giving the protein MTKENVIVQGILDHTGGKDNTKRIAHCMTRIRLEVHDYKKVRLADLKKVEGVMGVVEDDTLQIIVGPGTVTKVAEQLCHITGLELGEVADSDHVADDVKRTIKKKNNTPVKNFLKRIGNIFIPLIPALVASGLINGGASFAQNAGVDPETTWLQILLVIGGGIFTYLGILVGWNTAKEFGGTPALGAIAGILIINPALANITLFGEELVPGTGGLFAIILAAWFMAFVEQRIRKVVPSSLDIIMTPFITVLLVGVTTIVLLQPVGGFIANGVTMGINSVLDIGGVVAGAILAGTFLPLVMVGMHHGLTPIHLEFISAQGATPLLTILAMAGAGQVGAAIAVLVKTKSQRLKNTVKGALPVGFLGIGEPLLYGVTLPLGRPFITACLGASVGGAFQALTSTASLGIGVSGLSLIPLIADNQYIMYFLGLVIAYTCGFIFTYLFGYNEEMAQNLQ; this is encoded by the coding sequence ATGACGAAAGAAAACGTCATCGTTCAAGGGATTCTAGACCATACCGGTGGAAAAGACAATACTAAACGAATCGCCCATTGTATGACACGAATTCGCTTGGAAGTCCACGACTATAAAAAAGTCCGTTTGGCTGATTTAAAAAAAGTCGAAGGCGTAATGGGTGTTGTGGAAGACGACACGTTACAAATTATTGTTGGGCCAGGAACAGTCACTAAAGTAGCTGAACAACTCTGTCATATTACTGGACTTGAGCTTGGCGAAGTAGCAGATTCTGACCACGTTGCTGATGACGTAAAGAGAACCATTAAAAAAAAGAATAACACACCAGTCAAAAACTTTTTAAAAAGAATTGGGAACATTTTCATTCCGCTTATTCCTGCACTTGTCGCGTCAGGTTTAATTAACGGAGGGGCGAGTTTTGCGCAAAATGCTGGTGTTGATCCAGAAACAACGTGGCTTCAGATCTTACTCGTTATTGGCGGCGGTATTTTCACCTATTTAGGTATTTTAGTCGGATGGAATACAGCAAAAGAATTCGGTGGGACTCCTGCATTAGGCGCGATTGCTGGGATACTCATTATTAACCCTGCATTAGCAAATATTACGCTTTTTGGTGAAGAGCTAGTCCCTGGGACAGGTGGGCTATTTGCAATTATATTAGCCGCATGGTTTATGGCATTTGTGGAGCAGCGTATCCGAAAAGTCGTCCCATCTTCTTTAGATATTATTATGACGCCTTTCATAACCGTTTTATTAGTCGGTGTCACAACGATTGTTCTCTTACAGCCTGTAGGCGGATTTATAGCCAACGGGGTGACAATGGGTATTAATAGTGTATTAGATATTGGCGGGGTTGTCGCTGGTGCTATCTTAGCTGGAACATTTCTTCCTCTTGTTATGGTGGGGATGCATCATGGGTTAACACCTATTCACTTAGAATTTATCAGCGCACAAGGTGCAACACCGCTTCTAACAATCTTAGCTATGGCAGGAGCTGGACAAGTGGGGGCCGCTATTGCTGTATTAGTAAAAACAAAGAGTCAGCGGTTAAAAAACACCGTTAAAGGTGCCCTTCCTGTAGGTTTTTTAGGGATTGGTGAACCGCTTTTATATGGTGTCACCCTTCCGTTAGGACGCCCATTTATAACCGCTTGTTTAGGGGCATCTGTCGGTGGCGCTTTTCAGGCATTAACATCAACCGCTTCACTCGGTATTGGCGTTTCTGGTTTATCCCTTATTCCATTAATCGCTGATAACCAATATATCATGTATTTCCTTGGATTAGTTATCGCTTATACATGTGGATTTATCTTTACTTATTTATTTGGTTACAACGAGGAAATGGCTCAAAATCTCCAGTAA
- a CDS encoding DUF871 domain-containing protein: MKGVSIFLGQQTELEQKYYLERMKQSGFQSIFTSLHIPEDDPHMYIGAINMLGQQAKDLGMSLIADVSPTSLSYLNVDIDSVDTLIEKGITGLRVDYGFSNEAIIKISKAMTVVLNASTLSYKKAYNLLDQGLIKDHCDVCHNYYPRPETGLDKDWLIETNKWLRSFGFKTMAFVPGDLTFRGPLHKGLPTLEKHRGISPFAAAKELWDQCAIDHVYIGDPAISIETSELFRQYDEEGVIVLRACFFDMDDAEYAVLNQLHRQRLDPARDVIRSETSRAYAQKGKIVITARSTRGNPSTGEEMRQAGSITIDNERYGRYQGELQIVKRELAYDPAVNIVGKVIAEDLPLVQSLKPGETFSFKHVESHKET, translated from the coding sequence TTGAAAGGCGTATCGATATTTTTAGGTCAACAAACCGAACTAGAACAAAAATATTATTTAGAACGTATGAAGCAATCAGGGTTCCAGTCTATCTTCACCTCCCTGCACATTCCCGAAGATGACCCACACATGTATATAGGCGCCATAAACATGCTTGGGCAACAAGCTAAAGACTTAGGTATGAGCTTGATTGCAGATGTTTCTCCTACTTCTTTATCTTACTTAAATGTTGATATTGATAGCGTTGATACGTTGATTGAGAAAGGAATAACAGGATTAAGGGTGGATTATGGCTTTAGCAATGAGGCGATCATCAAAATCTCAAAAGCAATGACAGTTGTTCTTAATGCCAGTACGCTATCTTATAAAAAGGCCTATAACTTATTGGATCAAGGTTTAATTAAAGATCATTGTGACGTCTGCCATAATTATTATCCACGCCCTGAAACTGGGTTGGATAAAGACTGGTTGATAGAAACGAATAAGTGGCTGCGCTCTTTTGGCTTTAAAACTATGGCGTTTGTGCCTGGGGATTTAACTTTTAGAGGCCCTCTTCATAAAGGATTGCCGACACTTGAAAAACATAGAGGAATTTCTCCATTTGCAGCTGCAAAAGAATTATGGGATCAGTGCGCCATCGACCATGTTTATATAGGGGACCCTGCCATATCAATAGAAACGAGCGAGCTCTTTCGCCAGTACGATGAAGAAGGTGTCATTGTCCTTCGTGCATGCTTTTTTGACATGGATGATGCTGAATACGCCGTGCTAAACCAATTGCACCGTCAACGGTTAGATCCTGCTCGTGACGTTATCCGATCAGAGACATCGAGGGCATATGCTCAAAAAGGGAAGATCGTCATTACAGCTCGTTCAACTAGGGGGAACCCCTCCACAGGGGAAGAAATGCGTCAGGCCGGATCAATTACAATCGATAACGAACGGTATGGCCGATACCAAGGTGAATTACAAATTGTCAAACGTGAGCTAGCCTATGATCCAGCAGTCAACATTGTTGGCAAAGTCATTGCAGAGGACCTTCCCCTCGTTCAATCCCTTAAGCCTGGAGAAACATTTAGCTTTAAACACGTTGAATCTCATAAAGAGACATAA
- the pfkA gene encoding 6-phosphofructokinase: MKKIGVLTSGGDSQGMNSAIRSIVRTGIAHGYEMIGIKRGFNGLMEKDFVALETKDVADILYRGGTFLQSARSKEFRKEEGQIKATNNLREAGIEYLVVIGGDGSYRGAAKLNERGIKTYGLPGTIDNDIPLTDYTIGFDTTLNVVTEAIGNLRDTMSSHDRVSVIEVMGRDRGDIALHAGIASGVDAILIPEIPGDIHKISEKLKDGFERGKTHSIVIVAEGVDKAEKIAHLIKEQSDLDTRATVLGHIQRGGTPSAFDRVFTSRMGHKVIKLIEEGIHGVALGMEKNEITYHSFEEIFQAKNVVKANLYEIFEDLV; encoded by the coding sequence GTGAAAAAAATCGGAGTACTGACATCTGGAGGAGACTCTCAAGGTATGAATAGTGCGATTCGTTCTATCGTGAGGACGGGTATTGCCCATGGCTATGAAATGATTGGAATTAAAAGGGGATTTAACGGGCTAATGGAAAAAGATTTTGTGGCACTCGAAACAAAAGATGTTGCTGATATCCTTTATCGTGGGGGAACGTTTCTACAATCGGCTAGGTCCAAAGAATTTAGAAAAGAAGAGGGACAAATTAAAGCTACAAACAATTTAAGAGAAGCTGGAATTGAATACCTTGTGGTTATTGGAGGGGACGGTAGCTATCGTGGGGCCGCTAAACTTAATGAACGAGGTATTAAAACATATGGATTGCCAGGAACCATTGATAATGATATTCCTTTGACCGACTACACAATTGGCTTTGATACCACATTGAACGTTGTGACGGAGGCAATTGGAAATTTAAGAGATACTATGAGTAGTCACGACCGAGTAAGTGTGATTGAGGTAATGGGAAGAGACCGGGGTGATATCGCCCTTCATGCCGGGATTGCTAGTGGAGTCGACGCGATTTTAATTCCTGAAATACCAGGAGATATTCATAAAATTTCTGAAAAACTTAAAGATGGTTTTGAAAGAGGAAAAACGCATAGTATTGTTATAGTCGCTGAAGGAGTCGATAAGGCTGAAAAAATCGCCCATTTAATTAAAGAACAGAGCGACCTAGATACAAGAGCGACGGTTTTAGGACACATTCAAAGAGGTGGAACGCCATCAGCTTTTGATCGTGTATTTACTAGCCGTATGGGACATAAAGTGATTAAATTAATAGAAGAAGGAATTCATGGCGTTGCTTTAGGAATGGAGAAAAACGAAATTACTTACCATTCTTTCGAAGAGATTTTTCAAGCTAAAAACGTAGTCAAAGCTAACTTATATGAAATATTTGAAGACCTCGTATAA